From a region of the Alnus glutinosa chromosome 1, dhAlnGlut1.1, whole genome shotgun sequence genome:
- the LOC133867064 gene encoding probable alpha,alpha-trehalose-phosphate synthase [UDP-forming] 10, translating into MASRSYINFLDLASGDLLDVPHTPRVLPRVMTASGVISDLDGYGSNDGDSDVCLERKIIVANMLPLHAKRDTETDKWCFSLDKDSLLLQLKDGFSPETGVLYVGSLKVEIDASEQDEVAQNLLEDFNCVPTFLPHDLQKKFYLGFCKQQLWPLFHYMLPMCPDHGDRFDRLLWQAYVSANKIFADKVMEILNPEDDSVWVHDYHLMVLPTFLRKRYNRVRLGFFLHSPFPSSEIYRTLPVRDEILRGLLNCDLIGFQTFDYARHFLSCCSRMLGLDYESKRGHIGLDYFGRTVYIKILPVGVHMGRLESVLNLPLTSAKIKEIQEQFKGKKVILGVDDMDIFKGISLKLLAVEQLLQQRPELQGKIVLVQIVNPARGSGKDVQEAKRETYLTAERINEVYGSPNYEPVILIDRHVPRFEKSAYYAVAECCIVNAVRDGMNLVPYKYIVCRQGTPYMDEAMGRKSDSGRTSMLVVSEFIGCSPSLSGAIRVNPWDIDAVADALESAIIMRDSEKQLRHEKHYKYVSSHDVAYWARSFMQDLERACQDHYSKRCWGIGLGLGFRVVSLSPGFRKLSIDHIVSAYRRTNRRAIFLDYDGTVVPQTSIIKTPSAEVISVLNVLCKDPKNIVFIVSGRGRSSLSEWFAPCEMLGIAAEHGYFLRWNRSSVWETSPVSADLDWKNIVEPVMRLYTEATDGSSIEVKESALVWHHHDADPDFGSCQAKELLDHLESVLANEPAIVNRGQHIVEVKPQGVSKGLVAEKVLLRMVNDGNPPDFVMCIGDDRSDEDMFESILSTVSSPSLPAPPEIFACTVGRKPSKAKYYLDDASDVVKMLQGLATSSSPRPRSLAHIQVSFESSV; encoded by the exons ATGGCATCAAGATCCTATATAAACTTTTTGGACTTAGCTTCTGGAGATCTATTGGATGTTCCTCATACCCCCCGAGTTCTTCCTCGGGTGATGACTGCTTCAGGTGTCATCTCCGACTTGGATGGTTATGGCAGTAATGATGGGGATTCAGATGTTTGTCTTGAGAGGAAAATTATAGTGGCAAATATGCTACCTTTGCATGCCAAAAGAGATACAGAAACTGACAAATGGTGCTTCAGCTTGGACAAGGATTCACTTTTATTACAATTGAAAGATGGTTTCTCTCCCGAGACGGGGGTACTTTATGTTGGTTCTCTTAAGGTTGAAATAGATGCTAGTGAACAAGATGAGGTTGCACAAAACCTACTGGAGGATTTCAATTGTGTGCCTACATTTCTACCCCATGACCTCCAGAAAAAGTTTTATCTTGGGTTCTGTAAACAACAACTTTGGCCTCTTTTTCATTATATGCTACCCATGTGCCCAGATCATGGTGATCGCTTTGACCGCTTGCTTTGGCAGGCCTATGTTTCTGCAAACAAAATATTTGCAGACAAGGTTATGGAAATACTTAATCCTGAGGATGATTCTGTTTGGGTTCATGATTATCACTTAATGGTTCTCCCAACATTTTTGAGGAAGCGGTATAATCGAGTCAGGCTTGGATTCTTTCTCCACAGCCCATTTCCATCATCAGAGATATACCGAACTTTGCCGGTTCGGGATGAAATTTTGAGGGGACTGCTAAACTGTGACCTAATTGGTTTCCAAACATTTGATTATGCACGTCACTTCCTCTCTTGCTGCAGTAGAATGTTGGGCCTGGACTATGAATCAAAGCGTGGACACATTGGACTTGATTATTTTGGCCGCACAGTTTATATCAAAATTCTTCCTGTAGGTGTACATATGGGTCGGCTTGAATCTGTGCTGAATCTTCCCTTGACATCCgccaaaattaaagaaattcaaGAACAGTTTAAGGGGAAAAAGGTGATTCTTGGTGTTGATGACATGGACATATTTAAAGGCATCAGTCTGAAACTTCTAGCTGTAGAACAACTATTGCAGCAGCGTCCGGAGCTGCAGGGCAAGATTGTTCTGGTTCAAATAGTGAATCCTGCAAGGGGCTCAGGGAAAGATGTCCAGGAAGCAAAGAGAGAAACATATTTAACTGCCGAAAGGATTAATGAGGTTTATGGTTCTCCTAATTATGAGCCAGTGATTCTAATTGATCGTCATGTTCCCCGTTTTGAGAAGTCTGCCTATTATGCTGTAGCAGAATGTTGTATAGTGAATGCTGTGAGGGATGGTATGAACTTGGTGCCTTACAAGTATATTGTTTGTAGGCAGGGTACTCCATATATGGATGAAGCTATGGGTAGAAAGTCCGATTCTGGTCGGACAAGCATGCTTGTTGTGTCTGAATTCATTGGCTGCTCACCTTCTTTAAGTGGAGCAATCAGGGTTAACCCTTGGGACATTGATGCTGTGGCTGATGCCTTGGAATCTGCCATCATCATGCGCGATTCCGAGAAGCAATTGCGGCATGAGAAACACTATAAGTATGTGAGCTCTCATGATGTAGCTTATTGGGCTCGCAGCTTTATGCAGGACTTAGAGAGAGCATGCCAAGATCATTACAGTAAACGATGCTGGGGGATTGGCTTGGGTCTGGGATTTAGAGTTGTTTCCTTATCACCTGGATTTAGGAAGTTGTCCATTGATCACATTGTCTCAGCATACAGAAGAACCAACAGAAGAGCAATATTTCTGGACTATGATGGTACTGTTGTTCCCCAAACTTCTATTATTAAAACTCCCAGCGCTGAAGTAATCTCTGTTCTGAATGTTCTATGCAAAGATCCCAAGAACATTGTATTTATTGTGAGTGGGAGGGGGCGGAGTTCTCTGAGTGAGTGGTTTGCTCCGTGTGAGATGCTGGGAATTGCAGCTGAACATGGGTACTTCCTGAG GTGGAATCGATCCTCTGTATGGGAAACAAGTCCAGTTTCTGCCGATCTTGATTGGAAAAATATTGTGGAACCTGTGATGAGATTGTATACAGAAGCAACTGATGGCTCTAGCATAGAGGTTAAAGAGAGTGCTCTGGTATGGCACCATCACGATGCAGACCCTGACTTTGGATCTTGCCAAGCCAAGGAGTTGTTAGATCATCTGGAAAGTGTACTTGCTAATGAACCCGCAATTGTTAACAGAGGCCAGCATATTGTCGAAGTCAAGCCCCAG GGAGTGAGCAAAGGGTTGGTTGCTGAAAAGGTTCTTCTAAGAATGGTCAATGATGGGAACCCACCGGATTTTGTGATGTGCATTGGAGATGATAGATCTGATGAAGATATGTTTGAGAGCATATTAAGCACAGTCTCCAGCCCATCCTTGCCTGCACCTCCGGAGATCTTTGCTTGCACCGTTGGGCGAAAACCAAGCAAGGCCAAGTATTATCTTGATGATGCTTCTGACGTTGTGAAAATGCTTCAAGGACTTGCGACTTCTTCAAGTCCAAGACCTCGGTCTCTTGCTCATATCCAGGTTTCTTTTGAGAGTTCTGTTTGA
- the LOC133867049 gene encoding uncharacterized protein LOC133867049 isoform X1, with protein sequence MGKNVLFLGLALLLIFGGVSAASTTPAKIVNGFFSNAVSVFMKWLWSLKSTTKTAIPGRPMMKFESGFTVETVFDGSKLGIEPYSVEVLPSGELLILDSANSNLYRISASLSLYSRPKLVAGSPEGYSGHVDGKPREVRMNQPKGLTVDDRGNIYIADTMNMAIRKISDTGVTTIAGGKLGRGGGHVDGPSEDAKFSNDFDVVYIGSSCSLLVIDRGNQAIREIQLHFDDCAYQYGNGFPLGIAMLVGAGFFGYMLALLQRRVGTIVSSQNDQNATKMIIPPSPYQKPLKSVRPPLIPTEDELEKHEEGFFGSIGKLLVNTGASVAEILGGIFPGFRKKPLSHQYQSHHQQLKQSNGWPMQESFVIPDEDEPPSIDTRTPTPRKTYAFMSKDADKMHQLRQSRVFSNGWDSDLQQQKQQHHHRYHSSIPHTYYEQSCEKTNEIVFGAVQEQDGKREATVIKPVVDYGDPMSDHHHSIRARSNSMGYPGYRHGYSSYT encoded by the exons ATGGGCAAGAATGTACTATTTCTGGGTCTCGCTCTCTTGCTTATTTTTGGAGGTGTCTCGGCAGCTTCTACTACTCCTGCAA AGATTGTTAATGGGTTTTTCTCAAATGCCGTATCTGTGTTTATGAAATGGTTGTGGTCACTCAAATCAACCACCAAAACAG CAATTCCTGGCCGTCCGATGATGAAGTTTGAGAGTGGGTTTACTGTGGAGACGGTGTTTGATGGAAGCAAGCTTGGAATTGAGCCTTACTCAGTTGAGGTGTTGCCCAGTGGAGAGCTTTTGATTCTGGACTCTGCTAATAGTAATCTCTATAGAATATctgcgtctctttctctct ATAGCAGACCAAAGCTGGTTGCAGGATCCCCTGAAGGTTATTCTGGACATGTAGATGGGAAACCCAGAGAGGTGAGGATGAACCAGCCAAAGGGGCTTACAGTTGATGACAGAGGAAACATTTATATCGCAGACACTATGAATATGGCTATCAGGAAGATAAGTGATACTG GGGTTACAACGATTGCAGGAGGAAAATTGGGCCGTGGAGGGGGTCATGTTGATGGACCAAGTGAAGATGCAAAATTTTCTAATGACTTTGATGTGGTTTACATTGGTAGCAGTTGCTCCCTTCTTGTCATAGACAGAGGAAACCAGGCTATCAGGGAGATCCAACTCCACTTCGATGATTGTGCTTATCAATATGGAAATGGTTTTCCTCTTG GAATTGCAATGCTTGTGGGGGCTGGCTTCTTTGGTTACATGCTGGCATTGCTGCAACGTAGAGTGGGTACAATTGTGTCTTCCCAGAAT gATCAAAATGCAACAAAGATGATCATCCCGCCAAGTCCATATCAGAAGCCTCTAAAGTCAGTCAGGCCACCATTAATCCCAACAGAAGATGAACTGGAGAAGCACGAAGAAGGCTTCTTTGGATCCATCGGAAAGCTTCTTGTCAACACAGGGGCATCAGTAGCGGAGATTCTGGGAGGAATCTTTCCTGGGTTTAGAAAGAAGCCACTAAGCCATCAATATCAAAGCCATCATCAGCAACTAAAGCAGTCAAATGGTTGGCCCATGCAGGAGAGCTTTGTGATACCTGATGAAGATGAGCCTCCTTCAATTGACACCAGAACCCCCACTCCACGTAAAACCTACGCTTTTATGTCCAAGGATGCAGACAAGATGCACCAATTGCGGCAAAGCCGAGTTTTTTCTAATGGGTGGGATAGCGATCTTCAGCAGCAGAAACAGCAGCATCATCATAGGTATCATTCATCCATCCCACACACTTACTATGAGCAGAGCTGTGAGAAAACCAATGAGATTGTTTTTGGGGCAGTTCAAGAGCAGGATGGAAAACGTGAAGCTACGGTGATAAAGCCGGTTGTTGATTATGGAGATCCCATGTCTGATCATCATCACAGCATTCGTGCTCGAAGTAATTCTATGGGCTATCCGGGCTATCGCCATGGCTATTCATCGTATACATAA
- the LOC133867049 gene encoding uncharacterized protein LOC133867049 isoform X2, translating to MGKNVLFLGLALLLIFGGVSAASTTPAKIVNGFFSNAVSVFMKWLWSLKSTTKTAIPGRPMMKFESGFTVETVFDGSKLGIEPYSVEVLPSGELLILDSANSNLYRISASLSLYSRPKLVAGSPEGYSGHVDGKPREVRMNQPKGLTVDDRGNIYIADTMNMAIRKISDTGVTTIAGGKLGRGGGHVDGPSEDAKFSNDFDVVYIGSSCSLLVIDRGNQAIREIQLHFDDCAYQYGNGFPLGIAMLVGAGFFGYMLALLQRRVGTIVSSQNDQNATKMIIPPSPYQKPLKSVRPPLIPTEDELEKHEEGFFGSIGKLLVNTGASVAEILGGIFPGFRKKPLSHQYQSHHQQLKQSNGWPMQESFVIPDEDEPPSIDTRTPTPRKTYAFMSKDADKMHQLRQSRVFSNGWDSDLQQQKQQHHHSSRAGWKT from the exons ATGGGCAAGAATGTACTATTTCTGGGTCTCGCTCTCTTGCTTATTTTTGGAGGTGTCTCGGCAGCTTCTACTACTCCTGCAA AGATTGTTAATGGGTTTTTCTCAAATGCCGTATCTGTGTTTATGAAATGGTTGTGGTCACTCAAATCAACCACCAAAACAG CAATTCCTGGCCGTCCGATGATGAAGTTTGAGAGTGGGTTTACTGTGGAGACGGTGTTTGATGGAAGCAAGCTTGGAATTGAGCCTTACTCAGTTGAGGTGTTGCCCAGTGGAGAGCTTTTGATTCTGGACTCTGCTAATAGTAATCTCTATAGAATATctgcgtctctttctctct ATAGCAGACCAAAGCTGGTTGCAGGATCCCCTGAAGGTTATTCTGGACATGTAGATGGGAAACCCAGAGAGGTGAGGATGAACCAGCCAAAGGGGCTTACAGTTGATGACAGAGGAAACATTTATATCGCAGACACTATGAATATGGCTATCAGGAAGATAAGTGATACTG GGGTTACAACGATTGCAGGAGGAAAATTGGGCCGTGGAGGGGGTCATGTTGATGGACCAAGTGAAGATGCAAAATTTTCTAATGACTTTGATGTGGTTTACATTGGTAGCAGTTGCTCCCTTCTTGTCATAGACAGAGGAAACCAGGCTATCAGGGAGATCCAACTCCACTTCGATGATTGTGCTTATCAATATGGAAATGGTTTTCCTCTTG GAATTGCAATGCTTGTGGGGGCTGGCTTCTTTGGTTACATGCTGGCATTGCTGCAACGTAGAGTGGGTACAATTGTGTCTTCCCAGAAT gATCAAAATGCAACAAAGATGATCATCCCGCCAAGTCCATATCAGAAGCCTCTAAAGTCAGTCAGGCCACCATTAATCCCAACAGAAGATGAACTGGAGAAGCACGAAGAAGGCTTCTTTGGATCCATCGGAAAGCTTCTTGTCAACACAGGGGCATCAGTAGCGGAGATTCTGGGAGGAATCTTTCCTGGGTTTAGAAAGAAGCCACTAAGCCATCAATATCAAAGCCATCATCAGCAACTAAAGCAGTCAAATGGTTGGCCCATGCAGGAGAGCTTTGTGATACCTGATGAAGATGAGCCTCCTTCAATTGACACCAGAACCCCCACTCCACGTAAAACCTACGCTTTTATGTCCAAGGATGCAGACAAGATGCACCAATTGCGGCAAAGCCGAGTTTTTTCTAATGGGTGGGATAGCGATCTTCAGCAGCAGAAACAGCAGCATCATCATAG TTCAAGAGCAGGATGGAAAACGTGA